The following are encoded together in the Calditrichota bacterium genome:
- a CDS encoding peptidyl-prolyl cis-trans isomerase, with protein MKKYVLVGMSVGVVLIAFFLFKKKKPAIPTEKILARVGNTVITEDEFKYSYEFAVVPPAEGKNARRVYLEYMIKERLLALDGAKHGFTQSEYVTRRVRHRTYNDLLEAFYGKYVHGRVKIPEKKLEDALKKGTVTFKLRIWPTRTKEEAEKARMLARKMGFKKFINEQLNKHEMKLTDEKHFETEWLDFLDVRPEILNGIKDLQVGELSKPIPFDNGYAIFQVLDFRRASITTEELKHGVKRKRMENRLHDIEADKIVHALMDSVLTPMNIRVKGDVFNALAPPLYQWVQAKLPFGTPLLNAVEKPDTSKKYLLKINHLLNKTLVTFNGGKKTVRDYIVYMDYFRRHLKHHASLDEFKKALATEIGRMMKNDAFVRIAQKDGFEDSTSVAEDIEEWKEKWTYEAYRKYLVRNIHVSDEEVKEFFKKHWRSLPVANVDSTQFENYKIEAYNELLHQKQIEFLETKIKELRKRYPVWVDEKKLEALDLPEGKNHTSFSFLVLKRFSGQLAFPSIDPNWVAF; from the coding sequence GTGAAAAAGTATGTTCTTGTTGGAATGAGCGTGGGGGTTGTTTTAATCGCGTTCTTTCTTTTCAAAAAGAAGAAACCGGCCATTCCGACCGAAAAGATTTTGGCACGTGTGGGCAATACCGTCATTACAGAAGATGAGTTTAAATACAGTTACGAATTTGCGGTTGTCCCTCCGGCTGAAGGGAAAAACGCCCGCAGGGTGTATCTGGAGTATATGATTAAGGAACGCCTCCTGGCGCTGGATGGTGCCAAACACGGGTTTACTCAGTCCGAGTATGTGACCCGCCGTGTTCGTCATCGAACCTACAACGATTTGCTGGAAGCATTTTATGGCAAATACGTTCATGGGCGGGTAAAAATTCCCGAGAAAAAATTAGAGGATGCGCTTAAAAAAGGAACGGTTACGTTTAAACTTCGTATCTGGCCAACCCGAACAAAAGAAGAAGCGGAAAAGGCACGTATGCTTGCCCGCAAAATGGGATTTAAAAAGTTTATCAACGAACAGCTCAATAAACATGAAATGAAGCTGACGGATGAGAAACATTTTGAGACGGAGTGGCTGGATTTTCTGGATGTGCGTCCGGAGATATTGAATGGAATCAAAGACTTACAAGTGGGTGAACTCTCGAAGCCTATTCCATTTGATAACGGTTATGCCATTTTTCAGGTTTTGGATTTTCGCCGGGCCAGTATTACAACAGAAGAATTAAAACACGGAGTGAAACGAAAACGCATGGAAAACCGGCTCCACGATATTGAGGCGGACAAAATTGTGCATGCCTTAATGGATTCCGTTTTAACACCGATGAATATTCGTGTGAAAGGAGACGTATTCAACGCACTGGCTCCTCCTCTCTATCAATGGGTTCAAGCCAAGTTACCCTTCGGAACGCCTCTCCTGAATGCTGTGGAAAAACCGGACACCTCAAAAAAATACCTTTTAAAAATCAATCACTTGCTAAACAAAACCCTGGTTACGTTTAATGGAGGAAAGAAAACCGTTCGCGATTACATTGTATACATGGATTATTTCAGGCGTCACTTAAAGCATCATGCCTCCCTTGATGAATTTAAAAAGGCTCTGGCAACAGAAATCGGCCGAATGATGAAAAACGATGCGTTTGTCCGTATCGCCCAAAAAGATGGCTTTGAGGATTCGACATCCGTTGCTGAGGACATTGAGGAATGGAAAGAAAAATGGACCTATGAAGCGTATCGCAAGTACCTGGTTCGAAATATCCACGTTTCAGATGAAGAAGTAAAAGAATTTTTTAAGAAGCATTGGCGTTCGCTGCCGGTAGCCAACGTGGATTCCACTCAGTTTGAGAATTACAAAATTGAAGCCTATAATGAACTCCTTCACCAAAAACAAATAGAATTTTTGGAAACCAAAATTAAGGAACTGCGGAAACGCTATCCGGTTTGGGTGGATGAAAAAAAATTAGAAGCACTTGATCTCCCGGAGGGAAAAAATCACACCAGTTTTTCCTTCCTGGTTCTAAAACGATTTTCCGGACAGCTTGCATTTCCATCAATTGATCCCAACTGGGTGGCTTTTTGA